One Pyxicephalus adspersus chromosome 3, UCB_Pads_2.0, whole genome shotgun sequence genomic window carries:
- the LOC140327031 gene encoding general transcription factor IIE subunit 1-like, with translation MGDQDIMTEVPAALKRLAKYMVRGFYGLEYSLTLDVLIRYPCVKEEDIALLLKFEKKQLRTILQTLKSDKFIKCRMRIQTGPNGKSTKHNYYYINYKVLVDVIKYKLDHVRRKIESDERESTNRASFKCPGCFKTYSDLEVNQLFDPFTELFRCTYCNQEVEEDLSSLPKRDARTLLAKFNEQIEPIFLLLRETEDIVLPSQLLEPQPTEIPELAGSCEMPSAIAAMDLQGCQGRWANKSSAVGNMYVQNITINVHEPEMKKVKEKKGKEQPVWMKNSTVHEPNPEISDSFTSEEPVVDENANKKVSGGDNEVIRTLLIHEMKSGSGPTTTQISKSESDSDTSESDEEKKRTMPSPINPSNGAELEEEGEAVDPMVMVGGQPHVYSEVSQNPTLVSFMTDEEREAYIKIGQQMFQSAFE, from the exons ATGGGGGATCAAGACATCATGACGGAGGTGCCGGCTGCCCTGAAGAGACTTGCCAAGTATATGGTTCGAGGGTTCTATGGCCTGGAGTACTCCTTGACCCTGGATGTGCTCATCAGATACCCCTGTGTCAAGGAGGAGGACATTGCCCTGCTTCTCAAGTTTGAAAAGAAGCAACTTCGAACCATCCTGCAAACCCTAAAATCTGATAAATTCATCAAGTGTCGCATGCGTATCCAGACCGGACCGAATGGGAAGAGCAccaaacacaattattattacatcaaCTACAAGGTGCTGGtagatgtcattaaatataaactTGATCATGTCCGCCGTAAGATCGAGTCAGATGAGAGGGAGTCCACCAACAGAGCTTCTTTCAAGTGTCCTGGATGCTTCAAGACCTATTCCGACCTGGAAGTGAACCAACTATTCGACCCATTTACAG AACTTTTCCGCTGTACATACTGCAATCAagaagttgaggaggatttatcATCACTACCCAAAAGAGATGCCAGAACTCTACTTGCTAAATTCAATGAGCAGATAGAACCAATTTTTCTGCTCCTTCGGGAAACAGAAGATATTGTCCTTCCAAGTCAGCTGCTGGAGCCCCAACCAACCGAGATTCCAGAGCTTGCTGGCAG CTGTGAAATGCCTTCTGCCATTGCTGCTATGGATCTACAGGGATGCCAGGGTAGATGGGCCAACAAAAGCTCAGCTGTGGGTAACATGTATGTCCAGAATATTACCATTAATGTTCATGAACcagaaatgaaaaaggtaaaGGAGAAGAAAGGGAAGGAGCAGCCGGTGTGGATGAAAAATAGTACAGTGCATGAACCCAATCCAGAAATAAGCGACAGCTTCA CAAGTGAAGAGCCAGTGGTTGATGAAAATGCCAACAAGAAGGTCAGCGGGGGTGACAATGAGGTGATAAGAACTCTTTTGATCCATGAAATGAAATCTGGATCCGGACCCACCACAACCCAGATTTCTAAAAGTGAATCAGACAGTGATACGAGTGAATCTGATGAAGAAAAGAAGCGTACAATGCCTTCTCCAATAAACCCCAGTAACGGGGCAGAGCTGGAGGAGGAAGGAGAAGCTGTAGATCCAATGGTAATGGTTGGGGGACAGCCCCATGTGTATAGTGAGGTCAGTCAGAACCCCACACTGGTATCTTTCATGACAGATGAGGAAAGAGAAGCTTATATCAAAATAGGGCAACAAATGTTCCAGTCAGCATTTGAATGA